TACCCGACGGGGATGTGGACCTACCTGGCAGGCTCAAAGATCCATGACCCGGAAGAACCGAGGAGCGTTCTCCCGGCGGGGACCAAGTACTATTCCGGCGGTATCCACAGGGCGGCTTTTGTGCTCCCCCCCTTCGTGGAAGCACTTCTCAGCGAACGGAACGAGTAGCCTTGGAACGGTTCATTGGAAGCCGAAGGTCCCTCAAAGGGGTGTCATGGGTTCTACAGGGCGCCCCCCTCGACGTGACCGTTTCCCGCCTTCACGGGACCTCAACAGGACCCCGTTCCATCAGGAAGGAATCGTGGCATCTGGAAACTTTCAGCGTCGAACTCCTCGAAGACCTTCAAAATGTATCCTTTGCGGATATCGGGGATATCGAACTCGTTCCAGGTGATCTGCCCCGGTCCCTTGATTCGATAAAGGCCGTATCGCTGAACTTTTTCCGCAGGGGACTAAAGGTCGCTACCTTGGGCGGCGAACACCTCGTAACGCTTCCCGTGATGGAGGCGGTTTCGCAGGTCTACCCCGATATCGCCGTTATCCACCTGGATGCGCACGCGGACTTGAGAGACCGCTTCCGGGGAGCGGAGGAAAGCCATGCCACGGTCATGAGACGGGTCGCGGAGAGATGCCTCGCCGACCCCTCCCTCCTTTTTCAGCTCGGAATTAGATCGGCGTCGGCCGAGGAGTACCAGTGGGGCAGGGCCAACACCTCCTTTTACCCCCTCGAACTGGTGCCCCCCCTGGAGAAAATCATATCCACGCTGGGGCAAAGACCGGTCTACCTTTCCCTCGATATCGACATCATCGATCCCGGCGAGGCCCCGGGAACGGGAACCCCGGAACCTTGCGGTTTTTCGGCGCGGGAGGTCCTTCATGCTCTTTCTCTCATGAAAGACCTTCGCGTGATCGGTTTTGATATTGTCGAAGTGAGTCCCCCCAATGACCTGAATGGCATCACCTCCGTCCTGGCCGCCGGGTTGATCCGGGAGTGCCTGATTTTGTGGGGAAGAGAAAATTTTTGAGGATACCGAGGACCCTCTTTTAGATCCCGGAACGTTACCCCCGTTTCGCGTAAATCCGTCCGATTTAGTTAATTGGCTGCGAAAGGTATCGGGAGAACTCGAGTGGAATGGGCCTGTGCCCGGTTTTTGTCGCCGATGGCTTATACTAATCTTCGGAGCAAATTCACAGCGACGGGGAGGGGTCACCCGTGTCCAATGAAGACGGTTCTTTCTGCGTATCGTCGGAGGTCGGCAAACTGAAGAGGGTCATGCTTCACAGGCCTGGGAAGGAACTGGAACGCCTCACCATCGATAACAAGGACGAGCTCCTTTTCGACGATATACTCTGGCTGGAAGAGGCCCAGAAGGAGCATGACGCCTTCGCCGACCTGCTTCGGGACAACGGCGTGGAGGTGGTCTATTTCAGGAATTGTCTCTCCCATGTGCTCGGGGAAGATGCTGTCAGGGATTCACTCCTCGACGAAGTGCTCGCTTTGGAAGCGATCGATATCCCGCTGGTCTCAGCCCTCAAGGGTGTTCTGATGGAAGCGAGCCCCAGCGATCTGGCCGAAATACTCATCGCGGGCCTCACAAAATCGGAAGCCCTGGAGATCCTTCCTCCGTGCAGGAGCCTCGTCCTGAGGGCGATGGGTGACCGGGATTTCCTGATCCATCCGCTTCCAAATCTCTATTTCCAGAGGGATCCCTACTCATTCATCAATTCCGGGGTAATAATCAGCGTCATGTCCTTCGAGGCCCGCAGGAAGGAACCGCTCTACGCCCGTTACATTTTCAGAAATCATCCCTACTTCAAGGGTACCGAATTTCTTTTCGGGGATCACCCCCGTGATACCTACCCTTACCGCATCGAGGGAGGCGATATCCTGGTCCTTTCCGACTCCGTGGTTGCTATCGGAATCAGCCAGAGGACCGCAGCCGGGGCCTTGCAGATCGTCGGCAAGAGGATCGCGGAAAAAGCTGGGGTCAAGACCGTCCTGGCAGTGGATATTCCCAAAAGCCGGGCGGCCATGCATCTTGACACGGTCTTCACCATGGTGGATTATGACGCTTTCACCCTTTACCCGGAAGTAAAGGACTATATAAGAATATGGCAGCTTGAATACTCCCCCGAGGGGGAGATCACATCCGTCATCGAACACCAGAAGCTGGGAGACTGTCTACAAAAAGTGCTGAAACTGGATTCGATCCATTTCATTGAGACCGGGGGAGGAGACCCCGTCGCCGCCGCAAGGGACCAGTGGAACGACGGGACCAACACCTTGGCAATCGCTCCCGGGGTCGTCATCACCTACAGAAGAAATGTCGTATCCAACAGGGTGCTCCAGGCCAACGGGATAAAGGTTTTCGAGATCAAGGGCGCAGAACTCGGCAGGGGCAGGGGGGGACCCCGGTGCATGAGCATGCCCCTGACGCGGGATTAGATCAGGACGAGAGGGCAATCCACAAGACAACAGGAGGAGGATAGCATGCCGACCAACCTCAAAGGAAGAAGCTTTTTGACCCTGAAGGATTTCACCACCGAGGAAATCCAGTAAATGCTTGACCTTTCGGCCGCTCTGAAGGAGAAGAAAAGGGCAGAAATAAGAGGCGACACCCTTGCCGGCAAGAGTATCGCCCTGATCTTCGAGAAACCTTCCACCAGGACCAGGTGCGCCTTTACCGTCGCCTGCGTCGACGAGGGCGGTCACCCGAATTCCTCGGAAAGGACGACATCCAGTTGGGGCACAAGGAATCCGTCAAGGACACCGCCAAGGTGCTGGGGAGAATGTTCGACGGGATACAATTCCGCGGTTTCAAACAGTCCGTCGTGGAAGACCTGGCCCTTTACTCAGGAGTACCCGTCTGGAACGGCCTCACCGACCAGTATCATCCCACCCAGATCCTTGCCGATTTCCTGACGATGCAGGAAAACCTGGGAAAACTAAAAGGGCTGAAGCTGGTCTATGTCGGGGATGGAAGGAACAACATGGCCAATTCCCTGATGATCGGATCGGCCAAGATGGGGATCCACTTCGCTATCGCCGCGCCGGGGGACCTCTTCCCGGAAAAAGACCTCGTGGAGGAATGCCGGGCGGTCGCTTCCGATACAGGGGCCGCGATCGAATTTTTCGAAGACCCGCGAAAGGCCGTCAGTGGGGCCAACGCGATCTATACCGATGGGTGGGCCTCGATGGGGGAAGAGGACAAGCTGGCCGAAAGGGTGGCACTTTTGACGCCCTATCAGGTCAACACCGACCTCCTGAAATCCACGGGGAACGCCGATTGCATCTTCCTTCATTGCCTGCCGGCGGTGAAAGGAAACGAAGTGACGGAAGAGGTCTTCGAATCCAGAAACTCCAAGGTATTCGATGAAGCGGAGAACAGGCTTCATACGATAAAAGCCATAATGGTATCTATGATAGGCAACCTTTAGGCCGAGCCCTTCAGGTTTGCCCTTTCGAGAAGAAAAGAACCACCAGGAGGAAGTGAGAGATATGGCCGAAAGGGCCACCTACCGATGCGCTTCCTGCGGTAAGGAGTTCGAACTCGCCGAGGAGGACCAGGAGCCGCGTTGCCCCGAGTGTCGTGGGCGAACGCTTATAGTGGTCAAGGGCTACCCCAGGAAAAAGAAGGGAAAATGCGCCCCCGCGGGGTGAGGCATCTGACGGTGGCGGTCGTCACCGGCAGATGCTCCTCCCAAAGGTCTATTTGACTTAGGGGATTGTGGTAATAACCGGGTCGGAACTGGAGACGTCCCTTAACCCGCTCAACTGCCTGATGAACTCCTTGACCCTTGATGCCTTGCCATTAAAAACGACGCTTTCAAAACAATGGTGATGATCGGCATGGATATGGGTTGAGCAGATTATTAGGTCTCCGAAATCATGTTGCAGGCTGGTTATCTCCCGGGCCGAATCGCCGGAGTGATGATCGTAGGTGAGAGTGACGGTCCCGAAAACCGTCTTCTCGCCATCCTGCCAGCATGACTCGGAGATAAAACGCCGGATCAGCTCCCTCAAGGCTTCGGACCTGTTCCGGAAACCCCGTGTCTCGACCCAGGAGTCGAATTTCTCAAGCAGGGGCGCGGGAAGAGAGATACTGAACCTTGCCAGTTTGTCCAACATATCACCTCCTAACGAGGATCGAGGGAGAATGGCCTTGAAAGAACTCACGGTCCATATTATCCAATCTGATGTCCTATGGGGCAACCCTTCCGAGAATATCGCCAGGATGAAAAAACGCCTGGAGGAGATACCCGAAGGACCTTCACTGGTGGTCCTCCCGGAGTTGTGGACCTGTTCCTACGATAACCCGAGGCTGAGGGAACATGCCCTGTCCAGTCCTGTTGCGCTGGAAATGATGTGCGAGGCCTGTGCCGACAAGGGGTTCTTCCTCGTCGGTGGGAGCCTGCCCTGGGTCGGTCCTTCCGGTATGTTGTACAACCGGGCCTTTTTCATCGTGGATTCGGGGGAGGTCGTGGGTTCCTACGACAAGGCCCATTTGTTTCCGCTGATGGATGAACCACTGTTTTTTGAAACCGGGAAGACCCCTTTCCTTTTCGACCTCATGGGTGTCCCTACGGCTATAGCCCTATGTTACGACATAAGGTTTCCCGAATTTATCCGGGCGCTGGCCCTGTCGGGAGCCGAACTGATTGTGATCCCCGCTGAATGGCCCTCGGCCAGGATCGATCACTGGGAGATCCTCCTGCGGGCCAGGGCGATCGAAAACCAGATCTTCGTGATAGGCTGCAATCGTTGCGGGGAGGGAGGAGGCCAGGTCTTTGGCGGGCGGTCTGTCGTCTATGGGCCTGACGGCTCCACGGTCGCTCTTTGCCCCGACGAGGGGGAGATGACGGCCACCCTGTCTGTCGAACCATCCCTGGTAGACAGGATCAGAAAAAAACTCCCCTTCACGGGCGGCAGAAATCCGCTTCTATATTCCCCTGTCACCGCCCTGGATCACAAGCCCTGAGGGATGCCTGTGCTAGAATTATTCCTGTGATAACCTTCAAAATAGGTACTTTCGGAGCGTGGCCTCATGGAATTTTACCGAGATCCTGCTTTCCTCGTGAATACCATCTCTTCTTGGTTGAAAGAAAAGATTCTCGAATCCGGAAAATATGGAGGGATCGTCGGGCTGAGTGGCGGCGTCGATTCGGCGGTGGTCGCGGCCCTTCTCAAAAGGACCTGCGGCGACCAGATGCTAGCGGTCATGATGCCCTGTCACAGCATGGAGGAAGACCATCTCGATGCCCTGAAGGTGGCGGAGGCCTTCGATCTTCCCTGGATCAGGGTGGACCTCGGAAAGGCCTACGATGCCCTCCTCGATTCACTCCCCCGAGATGTAGCGGAGGGCGGGGGGATTCACCTTTCCAACATCAAGCCCAGGCTCAGGATGACAACCCTTTATTGCCTGGGTCAAAAAAAGGGTCTACTCGTATGCGGAACGAGCAACAGGGCGGAACTGGCCATGGGCTATTTCACAAAACACGCCGATTCCGGGGTGGATGTTCTGCCCCTGGGCGACCTGCTCAAGGGTGAGGTCAACCAGGTAGCGAAGTTGCTCGGAGTGCCTCCGGATATCATAAAGAAACCTCCCTCAGCTGGACTATGGCCAGGCCAGACCGACGAAGGGGAAATGGGAGTCGGTTATCCCGAGATTGACCGGTACATAGCCAGCGGCAAGGCCTCGCCCGGTAGCCTCGAAGTGATAGAAAGGGCCATCGAGCGATCTTCGCACAAGAGGGCATTCCCGCCGGTATGCCTGATCGAGAAAGCTAGTTGAATGGAACAGGAGTGAAAAATAATGGCGGGCCATTCGAAATGGGCAAATATAAAGTACAGGAAGTCAGCGCAGGACGCAAAGAGGGGAAAGGAGTTCCAGAAGTACATCAAGGCCGTGATGGTGGCCTCCAAGGAGGGCGGCCCCGATCCGGCGATGAATAACCGCCTCAAATCAGCCGTCGAGCGCGCCAGGGCGGCCAACGTTCCCGTTGATACCATCGAGAAGGCAATAAAAAAAGGCGCCGGCGACCTGGAGGGTCTCTCCTACGAAGAGATCACCTATGAAGGATATGGTGTCGGGGGGGTCGCTATCCTCGTCGATACGCTGACCGACAACAAGAACAGGACCGCTTCGGAGATGCGCTTCCTTTTCAGCCGGGCGGGCGGCTCCCTGGGAGAAGTAGGGTGCGTGTCCTGGATCTTTCAGCGCACGGGCGTGATCAGAATCTCCGGAAAAGATCTGGACGAAGAACAGCTCTTGGCGGTTTGCCTCGAAGCGGGGGCGGATGACCTCGAGGACAACGGTGAGGGGTACTCCGTTTACAGCGAACCGGCCAACATGACCGAGGTCAGGGAAGCCCTGGAAGAAGCCGGTTACGTCATAGAAGGTTCAGAGATAGACAACCTGCCGAAAAACACGGTGCCGATACAGGAGAAAGAGGAGGCCGAGAAACTGCTTCGCTTCCTTGAGACCCTGGAAGATCATGACGATGTGCAAAACGTCTACGCCAATTTCGATATCCCCGACGAGATCATGGAAGAGATTGCCGGCTGATCGATATGCGGCGCGTCTGCCTTGGGATAGATCCTGGTTTGGGGAAGCTCGGTTACGGCGTTGTCATTGAAGAAAAAAGCGTCATGAGGGCCGGTGAGTTCGGATGTATCAAGACGGAGCCCGGAACGCCGGTCGAGGCCAGGATCCTGCAGATCCATGAAAAGCTGCGTCCCCTGATCGAAAGAACCGGCCCCGAGCTGTTGTCCGTGGAACGCCTTTTCTTCGGCAGGAATACCACGACCGCGGAGAACGTATTCCAGGTCAGGGGCGTGGTGCTTCTTCTCGCCGCCAGACACGGGATCCCGCTGGTTCAGCCAAAACCATCGGAGGTTAAGCTCGCTGTATGTGGAAATGGCAGGGCGGAAAAGAGTCAGGTCCAAAAAATGGTTTTCCGACTTTTGAGACTGGAGAGCATTCCCTGCCAGGACGATGCCGCCGATGCCCTTGCCATAGCAC
This is a stretch of genomic DNA from Thermovirga sp.. It encodes these proteins:
- a CDS encoding YebC/PmpR family DNA-binding transcriptional regulator — its product is MAGHSKWANIKYRKSAQDAKRGKEFQKYIKAVMVASKEGGPDPAMNNRLKSAVERARAANVPVDTIEKAIKKGAGDLEGLSYEEITYEGYGVGGVAILVDTLTDNKNRTASEMRFLFSRAGGSLGEVGCVSWIFQRTGVIRISGKDLDEEQLLAVCLEAGADDLEDNGEGYSVYSEPANMTEVREALEEAGYVIEGSEIDNLPKNTVPIQEKEEAEKLLRFLETLEDHDDVQNVYANFDIPDEIMEEIAG
- a CDS encoding carbon-nitrogen family hydrolase, giving the protein MKELTVHIIQSDVLWGNPSENIARMKKRLEEIPEGPSLVVLPELWTCSYDNPRLREHALSSPVALEMMCEACADKGFFLVGGSLPWVGPSGMLYNRAFFIVDSGEVVGSYDKAHLFPLMDEPLFFETGKTPFLFDLMGVPTAIALCYDIRFPEFIRALALSGAELIVIPAEWPSARIDHWEILLRARAIENQIFVIGCNRCGEGGGQVFGGRSVVYGPDGSTVALCPDEGEMTATLSVEPSLVDRIRKKLPFTGGRNPLLYSPVTALDHKP
- a CDS encoding hydrogenase expression protein HypA/HybF; this translates as MAERATYRCASCGKEFELAEEDQEPRCPECRGRTLIVVKGYPRKKKGKCAPAG
- the ruvC gene encoding crossover junction endodeoxyribonuclease RuvC, yielding MRRVCLGIDPGLGKLGYGVVIEEKSVMRAGEFGCIKTEPGTPVEARILQIHEKLRPLIERTGPELLSVERLFFGRNTTTAENVFQVRGVVLLLAARHGIPLVQPKPSEVKLAVCGNGRAEKSQVQKMVFRLLRLESIPCQDDAADALAIALTGLALSDFQMKTESGD
- a CDS encoding arginine deiminase; translation: MLHRPGKELERLTIDNKDELLFDDILWLEEAQKEHDAFADLLRDNGVEVVYFRNCLSHVLGEDAVRDSLLDEVLALEAIDIPLVSALKGVLMEASPSDLAEILIAGLTKSEALEILPPCRSLVLRAMGDRDFLIHPLPNLYFQRDPYSFINSGVIISVMSFEARRKEPLYARYIFRNHPYFKGTEFLFGDHPRDTYPYRIEGGDILVLSDSVVAIGISQRTAAGALQIVGKRIAEKAGVKTVLAVDIPKSRAAMHLDTVFTMVDYDAFTLYPEVKDYIRIWQLEYSPEGEITSVIEHQKLGDCLQKVLKLDSIHFIETGGGDPVAAARDQWNDGTNTLAIAPGVVITYRRNVVSNRVLQANGIKVFEIKGAELGRGRGGPRCMSMPLTRD
- the nikR gene encoding nickel-responsive transcriptional regulator NikR, which encodes MLDKLARFSISLPAPLLEKFDSWVETRGFRNRSEALRELIRRFISESCWQDGEKTVFGTVTLTYDHHSGDSAREITSLQHDFGDLIICSTHIHADHHHCFESVVFNGKASRVKEFIRQLSGLRDVSSSDPVITTIP
- the speB gene encoding agmatinase; translated protein: MSWVLQGAPLDVTVSRLHGTSTGPRSIRKESWHLETFSVELLEDLQNVSFADIGDIELVPGDLPRSLDSIKAVSLNFFRRGLKVATLGGEHLVTLPVMEAVSQVYPDIAVIHLDAHADLRDRFRGAEESHATVMRRVAERCLADPSLLFQLGIRSASAEEYQWGRANTSFYPLELVPPLEKIISTLGQRPVYLSLDIDIIDPGEAPGTGTPEPCGFSAREVLHALSLMKDLRVIGFDIVEVSPPNDLNGITSVLAAGLIRECLILWGRENF
- the nadE gene encoding NAD(+) synthase produces the protein MEFYRDPAFLVNTISSWLKEKILESGKYGGIVGLSGGVDSAVVAALLKRTCGDQMLAVMMPCHSMEEDHLDALKVAEAFDLPWIRVDLGKAYDALLDSLPRDVAEGGGIHLSNIKPRLRMTTLYCLGQKKGLLVCGTSNRAELAMGYFTKHADSGVDVLPLGDLLKGEVNQVAKLLGVPPDIIKKPPSAGLWPGQTDEGEMGVGYPEIDRYIASGKASPGSLEVIERAIERSSHKRAFPPVCLIEKAS